The Erigeron canadensis isolate Cc75 chromosome 4, C_canadensis_v1, whole genome shotgun sequence genome window below encodes:
- the LOC122595717 gene encoding COP9 signalosome complex subunit 7-like isoform X1, translated as MDIEEKQAEHIDHFVKRASSAINDSSVSLANLVVDATSHPSLFAFSEILSVPNILQLRGTEHSVYLDLLQMFAHGTWSEYKSNASNLPQLMPEQVLKLKQLTVLTLAEATKVLPYDVLMHELDVVNVRELEDFLINECMYVGIVRGKLDQLRRCFEVQFAAGRDLRPGQLGNMLHTLSDWLSTSDNLLITIQDKIKWADTMSELDKKHKKENEERLEEVKNALSLKADMDFRGHGLFAEHGGVMDFDEDRRSKRRRHPMR; from the exons atggaTATCGAAGAAAAACAAGCTGAGCATATCGATCACTTTGTGAAACGAGCTTCTTCAGCAATAAACGATTCATCAGTATCACTTGCAAACTTAGTCGTTGATGCCACGTCACATCCGTCTCTCTTCGCTTTCTCCGAGATCCTTTCCGTCCCTAACATTCTCCAG TTACGGGGAACAGAACATTCTGTATACCTTGATTTGCTACAGATGTTTGCTCATGGAACATGGAGTGAATACAAAA GTAATGCCAGTAATCTTCCGCAGTTGATGCCTGAGCAGGTCCTCAAGTTAAAGCAACTTACAGTGCTTACACTTGCCGAGGCTACCaag GTACTTCCATATGATGTGCTGATGCATGAATTGGATGTTGTAAACGTCCGTGAGCTTGAAGATTTTCTTATCAATGAGTGCATGTATGTG GGTATAGTACGCGGCAAATTAGACCAGCTGCGAAGGTGTTTTGAG GTGCAATTTGCAGCAGGCAGGGATCTCAGGCCTGGGCAATTAGGGAATATGCTCCATACACTCTCAGATTG GCTGAGTACATCAGACAATTTACTTATTACAATTCAAGATAAGATAAAATGGGCAGACACCATGAGTGAACTGGacaagaaacataaaaaagaaaacgagGAAAGGCTCGAAGAAGTGAAGAATGCACTCTCCCTCAAG GCGGACATGGACTTCCGAGGACATGGACTATTCGCTGAACATGGTGGAGTAATGGATTTTGATGAAGACCGCCGATCCAAGAG GAGACGACATCCGATGCGCTGA
- the LOC122595717 gene encoding COP9 signalosome complex subunit 7-like isoform X3: MDIEEKQAEHIDHFVKRASSAINDSSVSLANLVVDATSHPSLFAFSEILSVPNILQLRGTEHSVYLDLLQMFAHGTWSEYKSNASNLPQLMPEQVLKLKQLTVLTLAEATKVLPYDVLMHELDVVNVRELEDFLINECMYVGIVRGKLDQLRRCFEVQFAAGRDLRPGQLGNMLHTLSDWLSTSDNLLITIQDKIKWADTMSELDKKHKKENEERLEEVKNALSLKFSPMSRRTWTSEDMDYSLNMVE, encoded by the exons atggaTATCGAAGAAAAACAAGCTGAGCATATCGATCACTTTGTGAAACGAGCTTCTTCAGCAATAAACGATTCATCAGTATCACTTGCAAACTTAGTCGTTGATGCCACGTCACATCCGTCTCTCTTCGCTTTCTCCGAGATCCTTTCCGTCCCTAACATTCTCCAG TTACGGGGAACAGAACATTCTGTATACCTTGATTTGCTACAGATGTTTGCTCATGGAACATGGAGTGAATACAAAA GTAATGCCAGTAATCTTCCGCAGTTGATGCCTGAGCAGGTCCTCAAGTTAAAGCAACTTACAGTGCTTACACTTGCCGAGGCTACCaag GTACTTCCATATGATGTGCTGATGCATGAATTGGATGTTGTAAACGTCCGTGAGCTTGAAGATTTTCTTATCAATGAGTGCATGTATGTG GGTATAGTACGCGGCAAATTAGACCAGCTGCGAAGGTGTTTTGAG GTGCAATTTGCAGCAGGCAGGGATCTCAGGCCTGGGCAATTAGGGAATATGCTCCATACACTCTCAGATTG GCTGAGTACATCAGACAATTTACTTATTACAATTCAAGATAAGATAAAATGGGCAGACACCATGAGTGAACTGGacaagaaacataaaaaagaaaacgagGAAAGGCTCGAAGAAGTGAAGAATGCACTCTCCCTCAAG TTCTCACCTATGAGCAGGCGGACATGGACTTCCGAGGACATGGACTATTCGCTGAACATGGTGGAGTAA
- the LOC122595717 gene encoding COP9 signalosome complex subunit 7-like isoform X2: MDIEEKQAEHIDHFVKRASSAINDSSVSLANLVVDATSHPSLFAFSEILSVPNILQLRGTEHSVYLDLLQMFAHGTWSEYKSNASNLPQLMPEQVLKLKQLTVLTLAEATKVLPYDVLMHELDVVNVRELEDFLINECMYVGIVRGKLDQLRRCFEVQFAAGRDLRPGQLGNMLHTLSDWLSTSDNLLITIQDKIKWADTMSELDKKHKKENEERLEEVKNALSLKKFSPMSRRTWTSEDMDYSLNMVE; this comes from the exons atggaTATCGAAGAAAAACAAGCTGAGCATATCGATCACTTTGTGAAACGAGCTTCTTCAGCAATAAACGATTCATCAGTATCACTTGCAAACTTAGTCGTTGATGCCACGTCACATCCGTCTCTCTTCGCTTTCTCCGAGATCCTTTCCGTCCCTAACATTCTCCAG TTACGGGGAACAGAACATTCTGTATACCTTGATTTGCTACAGATGTTTGCTCATGGAACATGGAGTGAATACAAAA GTAATGCCAGTAATCTTCCGCAGTTGATGCCTGAGCAGGTCCTCAAGTTAAAGCAACTTACAGTGCTTACACTTGCCGAGGCTACCaag GTACTTCCATATGATGTGCTGATGCATGAATTGGATGTTGTAAACGTCCGTGAGCTTGAAGATTTTCTTATCAATGAGTGCATGTATGTG GGTATAGTACGCGGCAAATTAGACCAGCTGCGAAGGTGTTTTGAG GTGCAATTTGCAGCAGGCAGGGATCTCAGGCCTGGGCAATTAGGGAATATGCTCCATACACTCTCAGATTG GCTGAGTACATCAGACAATTTACTTATTACAATTCAAGATAAGATAAAATGGGCAGACACCATGAGTGAACTGGacaagaaacataaaaaagaaaacgagGAAAGGCTCGAAGAAGTGAAGAATGCACTCTCCCTCAAG AAGTTCTCACCTATGAGCAGGCGGACATGGACTTCCGAGGACATGGACTATTCGCTGAACATGGTGGAGTAA